The genomic DNA CTTTATTCTGAGCCCGTGAACGCCGTTAAACTAGCTAAAACGTTGCCAATGCCAACCAATCATTTCCGGGATAGGACACGGAAGTGAAAGTGCTGCGATCCGCCGATGGAGACCACAGTTTTAGTTATGTAAATACATAACTAGAATGGATTTTACCTCAGCCATGGGAGACTGGTATATGACAGCcagcatttgtttgtttgaaaaatacCCCCAAAGGTTATGAACGGAATTTAACGAaacctactatgttatgtaaccccGTAGTTCCTATTTACTACTGGTTAACTTACCCAAACTCCATtaagatctctctctctctcccagtgcTTGCTTGGCAGAGATCTacttttaaatccattttttaaaacaatattaacAATGTGCCAATAAAATAGCACCGGTAActagaaaaaaacaacaacaactattTACCTATTATTTTCCAGACTGCATCACTGCACATATGAATTTTGTTGTGAAgataattgaataaaatttcACAGTATAAATGATTGGGATGAACAGACCCATGAAAAGGGATCTCAGTACACCCTGGGATCTCAGTACATCCTGGTGCATGGATGGTGAAGTGATGCTGTGATCTCCTATCTTGCACTTTTCCTCACTAAAAATGACACAACACAACCAAGCAGCTTGTACTTATGAAAGGGTTTTTATTTatgaaaacatacaaaaataactttcaaaaataaaattataaaactTCCATTTTTGACAATTGTACGTACACAACCTAAAACCCCACTAGAACGATACAGTCAGAGTGAAGGTGCTTACTTACGATAAGCGCGACTTCACCGATTTACAATTTGGCTGAACCTCGAGCTGCACAGCAGTGAGGATTCAAATCCATTTAAACATAAATGCCCACATGTAACAGAAATTCAACATGGATAATGAATTGaaaattttgaaataaaatcttcAAATGAATTTTACAAAACGTGAAAATTCAAAAATATATTTGCACGGTTGGTAGAACATAGACTGTACAGGCACTGGCAGTATTGCTAATAAGCAAGGGAACCATATAATAACACAGGCATTAATCACAAAAGCCTTAAAAAATATACAGTATCGActcaaagcagcgaggcagcagtgtttatttttctgaccTTGTTTATCAGAATCAGTGACAATAGTTCTATTTCTTGAAGTCTTCTTCCTCCAAGTTCATGCGTTTCTGTTGAAATGGCTTTAGCTTTCTCACCCAGCAgactctttatttttctgcctttcGCTTTCAAGTCAATTTGTGTCCATCACACGCAGCCGGTCTCAAACAACTTGACCAGTTCCTTGCAGTCCGGGTCAATGAGGTCTGCAGGCTTTTCTccactttcattttctgcctctgtGCTTGCTCCCTTTGACAGCAGGTACCTGAGCAAGACGGGTAAGAAAACAATGTTATCCCCGGGGCTTGCCTCCACGGAAAAGATCACAAATGGATCTATAATTTTTCACCCTCTATCTGTCATGGATCAATGTTCCCTTGCAGACAAGAAACTTTGACTGGACTTCAAACAGAGCCTAAATGTTCAGGCATTCAGTGTTGCACATGTTCCGTTCTACCTTGCTATTTCTGGATAGCCGTCACTGCAGGCCATGTGAAGCGGCGTCCAGCCATCCTCGTCCCTCTGATGAACATCTGCGCCGTATTTTACAAGCAACTTTACCACCTCCAGGTTTCCAGTCAACACGGCTTCATGCAGTGCTGCCATGCCTGCACAGAAGATAACATCACGTCATTCCCCTTCCTGTCTTCAGGCACATTTAATCGCAGCTTAAATGTTTCGGatctagatttttttttttcccggcgTAGAGATCTGTCTCACCTGAGTGGAAGAGCGTGTCGATTCGGACCTTCCTCGCCCTCATGAACCGACCGATTTGCTCCATATCTCCCCGTCTCACGATGTCCTGGAAGACGATGTCATTGGGGAAGTGCACGCTCCTCTTTGCGGGGGCGACGGGTATGACTGGCGCGGGATTTTCCCGCGTTTGCGTTCGCTGTGTGGAGCTGTACCTAGAGCCCTTGCTGTATGAGGGGATGTACGTTGAGGCGGCCCTGTAGGTGGACGTGTACTTGGACGGGCTGTAGTGGGTCGTGCTGAGCTGCGTTGCTGCACCATAGCTGCTCGCCGTAGAGTACGCGGACGTGTATTGGGTCGGTGTATAATGTGATGGGCTGTAGTAGGTTGGAGTGTGGTATGTCGAAGGCGTGTACTGCGAGATGCGTGTGTACGCAGGGACGTGGTAGTTGTACTTCATCCCTGCGGTGGAGGTTGCAGCGCTGCCTCCCCCTTTGCTGCCAGCCCAGGAGGAGGGGTGTGGGAAATCCAAGAGAAAACACCAGTGAAGTGAAATCCCTATATCCTTCTGGCCGTTTCCCCTCTGCTCTCCAGCGGGTATTATCCGTCAGTTTTCCAGATAGAGGATCTCTTGCTGCTACAG from Takifugu rubripes chromosome 5, fTakRub1.2, whole genome shotgun sequence includes the following:
- the ppp1r27a gene encoding protein phosphatase 1 regulatory subunit 27, whose amino-acid sequence is MKYNYHVPAYTRISQYTPSTYHTPTYYSPSHYTPTQYTSAYSTASSYGAATQLSTTHYSPSKYTSTYRAASTYIPSYSKGSRYSSTQRTQTRENPAPVIPVAPAKRSVHFPNDIVFQDIVRRGDMEQIGRFMRARKVRIDTLFHSGMAALHEAVLTGNLEVVKLLVKYGADVHQRDEDGWTPLHMACSDGYPEIARYLLSKGASTEAENESGEKPADLIDPDCKELVKLFETGCV